The proteins below are encoded in one region of Scyliorhinus torazame isolate Kashiwa2021f chromosome 16, sScyTor2.1, whole genome shotgun sequence:
- the kiaa2013 gene encoding uncharacterized protein KIAA2013 homolog, giving the protein MKKITDLHTPSSVTVNRTLYYVLSMSAAPLLDLQSGPEEREKLEANLNYADHCFSGHATMHAENLWPEQISDVAHLLQLSNLWRLTLQKRGCKSLVAAGSHGMLQGMVMSFGGLQFTENHLQFQADPSVLHNSYLLRGIHYNKDLINLAVLLDGENKPFLHVSVKPQDKPVKLYGCEAGCMNDPVELTSEPKGHMFPVMVTRPITPLLYISTDLTHLQALRHTLHLKAILAHEDHMAEQYPGLPFLFWFSVASLITLFHLFLFKLIYNEYCGPGAKPIFRSKV; this is encoded by the coding sequence ATGAAGAAGATCACAGATTTGCACACCCCTTCCAGTGTGACTGTGAACAGGACACTCTACTACGTTCTTTCCATGTCAGCTGCTCCTCTTCTGGACCTGCAGAGTGGGCCTGAAGAACGAGAGAAGCTGGAGGCCAACCTGAATTACGCAGATCATTGTTTCAGTGGCCACGCTACGATGCATGCAGAGAACCTGTGGCCTGAGCAGATTTCCGATGTTGCTCACTTGCTGCAGCTCTCCAATCTGTGGAGGCTCACGCTGCAGAAACGTGGCTGCAAAAGCCTGGTGGCAGCTGGGTCTCACGGCATGCTCCAAGGGATGGTGATGAGTTTTGGCGGCCTCCAGTTCACTGAAAACCACCTGCAGTTCCAGGCCGATCCCTCGGTCCTGCACAACAGCTACCTGCTGCGAGGGATTCATTACAACAAGGATCTCATCAACCTGGCAGTGTTACTGGACGGCGAGAACAAGccttttctccacgtgtctgtcaaACCTCAGGACAAGCCGGTCAAACTCTATGGCTGTGAGGCGGGCTGCATGAACGACCCGGTGGAACTGACCTCCGAACCCAAAGGTCACATGTTTCCCGTCATGGTGACACGGCCCATTACACCCTTGCTCTACATCTCGACTGACCTGACTCACCTGCAGGCCCTGAGGCACACGCTCCACCTGAAGGCAATCCTTGCTCACGAGGATCACATGGCTGAGCAATACCCTGGCCTCCCCTTCCTCTTCTGGTTCAGTGTGGCATCACTCATCACTTTGTTCCACCTCTTCCTCTTCAAGCTCATCTACAACGAATACTGCGGCCCGGGTGCCAAGCCCATATTCAGGAGCAAGGTATAA